CGAGAACAGCCCTTCGCGGGCGCGGTCGCTGGTCGGGCGCGTGCCTTGTCCTTCGGGCGCGATCAGCGGGCGGCCGCGCCATTCGCCGGCGATGATTCTCACAGGCTCTTCCTGAATTCCACCAGCTCGTGCTGCCGCACCTCGCCGACTTCGCCCATCGGCAGATCGGCGAGGATGAACGGTCCGTAGGCGACGCGGATCAGGCGCGACACCTGCAGGCCGAGATGCTCGAGCACGCGCCGGACCTCGCGATTCTTGCCTTCCTTGAGCCGCATCTCGACCCAGCCGTTGCGGCCGGTGCGCCGCTCGAGATTGGCGTCGATCGCGCCGTAGCGGATGCCCTCGATCTCGATGCCCTGGATCAGCTCTTCGAGCTGCTCCTGGCTAACGTCGCCGAACACGCGGGCGCGGTAGGTGCGCTCGACGCCGGTCGAAGGGAGCTCGAGCTTGCGCTTGAACTCGCCGTCATTGGTGAGGAGAAGGAGCCCCTCCGTGTTGAGATCGAGACGGCCGACCGGCATCAGCCGCGGCAGGCCTTCGGGCAATTTGTCGTAGATGGTCGGGCGCCCGGCCGGATCGCGCTCAGCGGTGATCAGGCCGGTCGGCTTGTGGTAGAGGAACAGGCGCGTCGCGGCGGGCGGGCGTACCGGCTTGCCGTCGACGGTGACGCCTTGCAGCGAGGTGACGATCGTCGCCGGCGTCTCCAGCGGCACATTGTCGATCGCAATGCGACGCTCTTCGATCATCCGCTCGATCTCGCGGCGCGAGGCGATGCCGGCGCGGGCCAGCAATTTGGCGATGCGCTGCGGCTCGCGCGGGCCGAACTGGCGCTCGACCCGGTCGGGGGCGAACGCCGGCTTGGGCGCAGGGGCCGGACGCTCTGCTGCGGCGGGCGTCCGAACGTGGCGGGGCGGCGGTCCGGCGCGGGGACGGACGGGCTTGTCGCCGCGCGGCGCAGCGGCGTGCGGCTTGCCGCGGGTCGGGCGCTCCGGGCGCTCGGCGCGATCAAGCGAGGGCCCGCGCGGCGGTCCGGCCCGATCGCGAATGGGACGCGCTGGACGGTCGCCACGATCCGGGCGGTCGCCACGCTCCGGCGACGGGCCGCGACTACCCGGCCGGGCCGGGCGCTGAGGACGTTCCTGCCGTTCGGCGCGGTCGCTCGAGGCGCCCCAGGCCGGGGATCCTGCCTTGTCGCGGTTGGGGCGGGTAGGACGTTGGCTTCGGTCCAGGCGGGCGCCGCGCTCGGGTGTCGCGTCGCGAGCGCCGGGCCGGGCGGAGCGCTGGGGGCGTTCCTGGCGTTCGTCGCGGTCGTGCGATAGCCCGCGCGCCGGCGGTCCGGCCTTGTCGCGGTTGGGGCGGGCGGGACGTTCGCTCCGGTCCGGACGGGCGCCGCGCTCGGGTGCCGCGCCGCGAGCACCGGGCCGGGCGGAGCGCTGGGGGCGTTCCTGGCGCTCGTCACGGTCGCGCGACGGCCCGCGCGCTGGCGGTCCGGCCTTGTCGCGAGCGGGGCGTGCAGGACGTTCGCCGCGGTCGGGGCGCTCGCCGCGCGGTGTCGCTGTGCCGCGCGCGCCAGGGCGAGCGGCGTGCTGGAGGCGCTCATTCCGTTCGCTCCGGTCGCGCTGGCCGGGGGCAGAGCTGCGTTCGGAGTAGGCGTTGCTGCCGCCGGCGCGGGCCGGGCGTGGCGGGCGTTCCTGCTCCCCGCGTTCGCTTCCAGTGCGGCGCTGCGTGCCGCGCGCCTCGCCGCGTTCGCCCTGCGGCGGCGTATTGCGGCCGCCTGGGCGGGGAGGGTGCCCGCCGGGACGGCGCGGTCCGCGGGACGAAGGGGGCTTGGGCACGAGGACCTCCAGAGCGGCTGCCTCGGGCAACCGGATGATGAAACACGCCAGAGCGCGGTGCGCTCCGGGATACCGGGGACGGCTCCGCACGTTGCTCGAACAGATCGATCATCCCGGGAGGCCCTCGCCCTATATGTTGTTTGCCAAGCGTGAAAGGACAATCCGGCGCATCCTCGTCGTCGAGGACGAGCCGCTGGTCGCGTTCGACAACGAGCACCTGCTCGGCGAAGCCGGCTACGAGGTAGTCGCGACAGTCGACACGCTCGCCGAGGCGGCGCGCGTGCTGAAGAGTGAAGAGGTCGACCTCGTCCTGTGTGACATCGGCCTCAACGGCGAGGGCGACGGACTCGACGTCGCCCGCGTGGCCGCCGCCCAGGGCGTCACCGTCCTGTTCGTCAGCGGCGACGCGCCGCCCGACGCGCACGGGCTTGCGATGGGGTGCCTCGCCAAACCCTATAGCGGCAAAGGGCTGAAATCGGCACTGGAGACGCTGGACCTGACGCTGCAGGGACGGGCGGTGAAGAAGTTGCCGCGCGGGCTCAGCCTCTACACGGCGCCCTGAAGCGCGGCTTCAACCTGCTGGTGGAAGGCGAAGACTCCGGTTTCGAGCGTGCCGAGCGTGACGGCCTCGATCGCGCCGGAGGCGAGCCCTTCCTGGCCGAGCGCGGCGGCGCGGAAATCCTCGCCGCCGAACGTGCCTTCGTCGAGCAGAGTCCAGCTCTTCGCCCAATGTGCTTCCTCGTCGGGAGAGACGGGCGGCTCGGGGATCAGCATGAAATCCTCGACCAGAGTGCGCCCGACCGACTGGGGCATCAAGGTCATGACGTTCACATAGTCCGGACTGACCACGATCACCGTGGCGGGGAAGAGCTGGTAGGCGAAGGTGATCGCGCCGCGCAGCTTGGGCCAGTCGTCGGGATTGATGCCGGCGAGATAGTCGGCGCGCCCGACCGCCGAGCGCTGGTGCGGGCCGATCATGTCCGCTGCGGTGATGCCGTCGGCGAAGAACTTGCCGATGCTGGCGCTGTGCAGCCGTTGGACGTGGTAGCTCTCGAGGAAGGCGTCCATGATCAGCTTCCAGTTGGACGCGACGTCGTGGACATGGCGGCGGTAGAGGTGGTGCCCGCTGAGGCCGAAGGCATCGAATTCGGGCGCAAGCGCCTGCGCGCCGGCGAAGTCGGCGCCCGGATCGCGGGCGAACCAGATCAGGCCGCCCGCCTCATGGCAGGGCAGCTCGACGAGATGATGGTCCGCCTTGTCGAGGCCCGGGAAACTGTCCGCGCGCGGAACACCCGCCAACGCGCCGTCCAGCGCATAGGCCCAGGCATGATAGGGGCAGATGAGGCGCGGCGCGCATTGCACCTCCGCGCCCTCGACCAGCCGGGTGCCGCGGTGGCGGCAGACGTTGTAGAAAAGGTGCGCATTGCCGGCCTTGTCTCGGCTCAGCAGCAAAGGCATTCCGAAGCCGTCGTGCGGCACCGCCATGTTGGGCCGCGGCAGCAAAGCCGAAGGCGCGATCACCTGCGGCAGGCGCGCGAAGATCCCCTCCTGCTCCTCGGCGAAGCGCTCCGGATCGGTATAGACGCGCGCCGGGACCGTCGTGATGGCATGGCCATGGCTGTTCTCGCCCGCCGCGACGGCGTGAGCGAGCGCGAGCTGGCCGGCGGTCGGCCGCTGCCGGATCGGTGCGTCCATGACGGCAGGGTGCGACGACGGACCGCAGAAGGCAAGCGCCGGGCTGCGCGAAAAGGGCTGGTCGGCTCCCGATGAGCGGCTACAAGATGCGCATGGATCCTGTCGCATCGACCGCGCCGCGTGACTGGCGCAGCCGCCTCCCTGAGGGAATTCGCCCCTATACCGAAGGCGCGCCGATCGCCGCCTTCTTCCTCGGGGTCTCTTCGGGCTTCCCGTTCGCGATGATCGGCGCGACGCTGACCACGCGTCTCGCCCAGGAAGGCATCACCAAGTCGACGGTCACCACCTTCGCGCTCGCCTTCCTGGTCTACAATCTGAAGTTTCTGTGGGCGTGGATGATCGACGGCATCAAACTGCCGATCCTCGGGCGGCTCGGTCAGCGCGTTTCCTGGCTGATCTTCGCGGGCGTGCTCGTCATGGCCGCGGTCGCGAACCTCGCCCTCCAAGATCCAAGCGCGAATATCTACCAGACTGCCATCGCGGCGATCCTGGTGGGTGTCGCGGGGGCGACCTACGACATCGTGATCGACGGCTACCGGATCGAGCTTCTCGAACCGCGTCAGCTCGGCGTCGGTTCGGGTATGTCCCAATATGGCTGGCGCATCGGCTCCACGGCTGCCGGCGCGATCGCTTTGTTGCTCGCCGCCCGGGTCGGCTGGGAGGCGGCCTATCTCGTCTGTACCGTGTTCGCGCTGCCTGCGATCATCACTGGCTTCGTGATGGGCGAACCGGAGCGTCACCGGGAGCCGACGGAGCGCAAGGGCATCGGCGAGGCATTCGCCGCCGTGATCGGGCCGTTCGCGGAGTTCTTCCAGAGGAGCGGCGCGTTGCTGGTCCTCTTGTTCATCCTGCTGCACAAGATCGGCGACACGCTCGCCAATCTGGTGCTGCGGCTGCTGCTCGACGACATGGGCTACAGCAATGACGAGATCGCCCTCTACGACGTCGGCGTCGGCTTCTGGGCCTATCTAATCGGCATCTTCATCGGCGGCGTGCTCTATGCCCAGATCGGCATGAAGCGTTCCGTGATGCTGAGCCTCATCCTGATGGGCGTGTCCAATGCCAGCTTCGCGCTGTTGGCGGCCACGGGTAAATCGAACCTCGGCCTCGCCGGGGTGATGCTGTTCGAGAATATCGCCAGCGGCATCGGCGGCGTCGTCGTCGTGGCCTATTTCTCGGCGCTCACGGACCTTCGCTTCACCGCGTCGCAATATGCGCTCATCTCGGCTGCGGCGAGCGTGGTGGGGCGCTTCCTCACCGGCACCACCGCAGGCGCCCTGGTCGACGAGATCGGCTACGTGAACTTCTATTGGCTGACGACGGCCGCGGCCCTGCCCGGCATCATCCTGTTCTGGCTGATGATGCGCGCCGGCCTGATCGATGCTTCGATGGGAACGGCCGGAGTCGTCGGCGAGGGCGATGCGCGGCGCGACGGCGCTCAGGAAGGCGGCTGATCGTTCTTCCGCAGCACCTCGCCCGCGAGATAGAGCGAGCCGAGGATCAGCACGATCGGCGGATGGGCGCGGTCGGCGTGGCGCGCGATCCAGGTGAGCGCGCTCTCGACATCGGTTGAGGGGACCGCACTGAGCCCTGCCTCGCGCGCCGCGGCGGCGAGGGCGGCCGGGCTGTGGTGGGCGTGGCGCTCGATCGGCACCGTGTGAACGGTGATCGCGCGGTTGCGGAACGGCTTCAATACCCCAGCCGCGTCCTTATTCTCCAATAGTCCGAAGACGATGTGGAACGGCCGTTCGGCCGGAACGTGGGCGCGGAAGAAGTCGGCGATCGCCCGCGCCGCGGCCGGATTGTGGCCGCCGTCCAGCCACAGCTCGGCGCCGCGCGGTAGCTTGTCGTGCAGCGGCCCGGCGGCGAGCTTTTGCAGCCGCGCCGGCCATTCGGCCCAGCCCATCGCCGCGCGCAGCGCCGAATCGCGGACCGGCACCGCTTTCTGGTGGCGCAGCATGGCGATGGCGAGGCCGGCATTCATCGCCTGGTGCGCGCCGTGCAGGCGATGGGGCAAAGGCAGGTCCAGCTTGCCCTGCTCGTCGCGATAATGGAGCTGGTGCTGGTAGGAAGCGGCGTCCCAATTGGCGCCGCGCGGCATCCAGGCGGCGCCGGCCTCGTGCGCGGCGCGGCCGACGCTCTCGGCGACGCGCTCGGGATAATGCTGGGTGACGAGCGGCACGCCCCTTTTGGCGATGCCGGCCTTCTCGACGGCGATGCCCTCGATCGTCGGGCCGAGGAAGCCCTGATGATCGAGGCCGAGCTGGGTGATGCCGCAGACGACCGGATCGGGGATGACATTGGTCGCGTCGAGCCGCCCGCCGAGCCCGACCTCGACGATGCAGGCGTCGGCCGGCGCCCGCGAGAAAGCGAGGAAAGCGGCCGCCGTCGTCACCTCGAAGAAGGTGGGCGCGATGTCGCCGGCGGCATCCAGCGTCTCTGCGAGCAAATCGGCGAGCGGCTCGTCCTCGATCAGGTGGCCGTCGACGCGGATGCGCTCGTTGAAGCGGACGAGATGGGGGCTGGTGTAAACGTGCGCCTGCAGCCCCGCCGCCTCGATCGCGGCGCGCAGGAACGCGCAGGTCGATCCCTTGCCGTTGGTGCCGGCGACATGGAAGACCGGGGGCAGATCGCGCTCCGGATTGCCGAGCCGGTCGAGCAGGGCGCCGATCCGCTCGAGCCCGAGCACGTCGGCGGCCGGCGACAGATCGGCCAGCCGGTCCAGCTGGCGCTGGACGAGCGGGCTGTCCGAGACCGCGTGATCGACCATCTTAAAGCCCCTCCCCTCGAGGGGAGGGGTTGGGGTGGGGCCGCCCCGAGCGGCACGACCACAGCCCCGCCCCCCGGCCCCCTCCCCTGAAGGGGCGGGGGAGCGGGCTCACGCGGCGGCCTTCTGCGGGGTGAGGTAGGCGATCAGCTGGGCGAGCCGCTGGCGCAGGTCCTTGCGGTGAACGACCATGTCGATCATGCCGTGATCGAGCAGATATTCGGCGCGCTGGAAGCCCTCGGGGAGCTTCTCGCGGATCGTCGATTCGATCACGCGCTGGCCGGCGAAGCCGATCAAAGCGTTGGGCTCCGAGATCTGGACGTCGCCGAGCATCGCATAGGAGGCGGTGACGCCGCCCGTGGTCGGATCGGTCAGCACGACGATATAGGGCAGGCCGGCTTCCTTGAGTTCGGCGATCGCGACCGTCGTCTTGGGCATCTGCATCAGCGAGAGAATGCCCTCCTGCATGCGCGCGCCGCCGGCCGCGGTGAAGATGATATAGGGGCAGCGATCGGCGATCGCCGCACGCGCGCCGGCGACGAAAGCGGCGCCGACGCCCATGCCCATCGATCCGCCCATGAACGCGAAATCCTGGACGCCGATCACGGCGCGCTGGCCTTCGACCGTGCCGCGCGCGTTCACCAGGGCGTCGACCTCGCCGGTATTCTGACGCGCCGCCTTGATGCGGTCGGCGTAGCGCTTGCTGTCGCGGAACTTGAGCGGGTCTTCCTGGACCGGCGGGGGCGCCAGCAGCTGGAAGCCGGGATCGAAAATGCGCTCGAAACGCTGCTTGGGCCCGATCCGGTTGTGATGGTCGCAGCGCGGGCAGACGAAGTCATTCTCCTCCCACTCGCGGGTGAAGATCATGGCCTCGCAGCTGCGGCACTTGTGCCAGAGATTGTCGGGCGTCTCGCGCTTGGGCAGGAACGGGATGCTCTGGCGAACTCGATTGAGCCAGCTCATGAATAGTCTCCTTTGCCCGCGCCGATGAAGCGCGCGGCTTATTCAGTCAAGTTGCCGCGGCGCGCGGCCGGGCGGCGCTAGAGCGTGGCCTCGATGCTGCGCGCAGCCTTGTCCGGATCCTTGGCCTGGGTGATCGGTCGGCCGATGACGAGGATCGAGGCGCCGGCGTCAAGCGCGGCGCGCGGCGTCATCACCCGCTTCTGGTCGCCGGTCGCGCCGTCGGCGGGGCGCACGCCGGGAACGACGAAGAAGCCCTCCGGCCAGATCGCCTTGGCTGCGGCCACTTCGTTGCCGGAGCAGACCACGCCGTCGAGGCCGGCGTCGCGGGCGAGCGCGGTCAGGCGCGTGACCTGCGCGTGCGGATCGGAATCGAGCCCGATCGAGCCGAGATCGCTGCCGTCGAGGCTGGTCAGAACCGTGACTGCGACCACCTTGGTGCCCTTAGGGGCCGCCGCTTTGGCATCCTCCATCATCGCGCGCCCGCCCGCGGCGTGGACGGTGAGGATCGAGGGCTCGAGCGGCCGCAGCGCCTGAATCGCCTTGCCGACCGTATTGGGAATGTCGTGGAACTTGAGGTCCAGGAAGACAGGCAGGCCGAGCTCGGCCATCTCGCGTATGCCGGCGCGGCCGTTGGCGGAGAAGAATTCGAGGCCGAGCTTGATCCCGCCGACATGGTGGCGGACGCGGCCGGCAATGGCCTTGGCCCGGTCGAGGTCGGGCGTGTCGATGGCGACGTAGATGCAGCTGCTCATGACGCCGGCCATACTTTGCTGTCGGTAGCGATGCGATCCTCGGGCGATTGCGGTGAAACGGGGGGAGCGGGCGCCTCGGGCGCAGCGGCGATCACCGGCGCGTGCATCGCCGCAGCCTGGCGCTCGTGCGCCTCGATCCGGCGGTTGAGCGTCCACAGCCGGGCGCGGTGGACGACCAGCATCGGCAAGAAGCCGAGCAAGAAGGCCGCGAGCAGCAGGACCGGCAGCTTCACGTCGGCCTGGAGGCCGCCCCACAGGGTCAAGGTCACGGCATGCCAGTTGACGCTCGCGAAGAGCACGAGAATCACCGCCAGCGCGACCCAGAACAGGGTTTTCAGAAACTGCATCCAAATCTCCCGAGGGCCTCCGCCTACGCTCTAACAAAATTAGTTGCCAGTCCAGAGCGAACGGTGCGCGCTCCGCTAGCGGATTTCCTGGTCGAGCTCGTCGAACAACGGCGCGATCGAGGTGAGGCGGTCACGCTCCTCGTCGAGGATGGCGCGAAAGGCGTCGCGCTTCAGTGTGGCCACCGTGCCGGGCGCAAGGTGCAGGCCCTCGGGCAAGGCCGAGACGGTGATGTCGATCAGCCGCTCGGCGCCGTGGAGGCGGCCCCACAGATAGTCGTTCTCGCGATAGGCGCGGCTGAAGAAGGCGCCGAAATTGTTGAACTGGATGCCCTTGAGCGTCGCCGCCGCTCCGCCCTCGCGGATCCCGGTCGCGTCCTCGGGCGAGATGCGGTCGACCTTGATCGGGTCGAATTCGTCCAGCCCCTCGCCCTGGAGCAGGGGGAGGGTGGCGATGTCGTAGAAGGGGAAGCCCAGATAAGCGAGGATCAGCGAGCGCCGCTGCGGCTTGGGAAAGGCGTCGAGCATCGCCGCGAAACGTGCGTCCGATTCGTCGTCCCGGGCCTTGAGGTTCAGCCGCGCCGCGAACGCCTCCAATGCAGCGGCCGGCTCGTGCTCGGCGCGCTGGAGGACGGTCTCGGCTTCGTCGCGGTCGACTTCGACCGGCGCCCGATAGCGGTGGATGAGGTCGTGGATCGTGCGACGCGCCGCCTCGAGGGCCGCGCGTGGTGCGTTCGCTTCCTCCTCGAGCCGGCCGAGGTGACGGGCGACGAAGCGCAGCCGGCGGGTGCGGAAGGAGAGGTCGAACGAGCGGAAGAAATCAATCACGTCGGCCCGCGCTCCGGCGGCGCTGATCGCGCCGCCGTCGGCGAGGCCAGCGGCGCGGACATGGTCCCACACCGCCTCGCGGATGACCGGCCGGCGATGCGCGCCGCCGCTCAGGCGGTAGATCAGCACCGCGATATCCTCGACCACGGCGGAGAGCTTAAGCTGGCCATAGGCGGCGTAGGCGTAGCCGGCGCCGCGCGCGGCGACATTCTGGGCCTTGGAGCGCCACGCGGCGAGGCGGGCAGGGGTGGGGCGGCTGAGCAGCAGGGTGGTGCCGAAGGTGCGTTCGATCGCCGCTTCGACTTCGGGCCGCATCGCCTCGACGATCCGGCGCAGGCTGCGGATCCGCTCGGACCGGCGCTCGATCAGTTCGAGATTGTCGCGGATCGGCTGCTCGCGCGGGATGTCCGAAAGCGCACCGAAGATGGTGGCGAGGAAGCCGGGCGCCTCGACCTCGCCCGAGCCGGTAAGCCGCACGCCGCGATGGCCGGGGGCGGGGTCGATATAGACGAAACGGCGGTCGATCTCGCGGCGCGCGGGGCGGCGATGGAGCGCGTCGACGGCCGGGCCGAACGGCGCGTTGGCGAGGACCGATCCGTCGATCAGGACGGCATTGTCGCAGTCGCCGATCGCCCATTGGCGTGGCAAAGCGTGGCGCAGGAAGCGGTCGCGGCCGGGCCAGTCCTGGCCGCGCTTGTCCAGCGCGCGGTCGAGCTCCTTCACCTGGAACGGCGGAAAGGCGCCGGGGAAGCTGGCGGTGGCGCGAGCGGCGAAGGCGAGCTCCGGGGTTTCGGCCAAGCCGCGCGCCTCGCCGCCGCGGTCGCGGAAGGCGAGGGTCAGCCGGTGCTCGGTCTCGGTCACTTCCTCGGGCGAGTGGAGGCGGAGCCGTTCGGGATGGCCGTGGAAGTCGGTGACGGTGACGAACAGGTCGAGCGGCTGGTAATGCGGCAACAACGGCGGGCCCACCGGCCCGCTCGCCATCGCGTCGAGGGCATCGAGCAGCAAATGGGTGAAACCCTCCCCGCCGAAGGGCGGGGCGAACCAGCGCGCCTTGACGAAATTCGCCAGCTTGGTGCGGACCTCCTCGCGATGATCGGCCTGCACGGTCTGCTCGACGGTGCCGCCGCGCCGCGCCGACAGCGCCCACGCCACCGGCACCGCGATCTTCTTGGCGAATCGCGACATCGGGTGGACGCCCGGGTCGACGAGCCGGTCGACATCGGCGGTTTCCAGCCACAATTCGGTGAGCGGATCGAGCGAGCGACCGGTCGAGATGGCGTCGGCGAGGAAGATCGCATTGATCCCGCCGGCGCTGGCCCCCGCCAGGATGTCGACGAGGACGCGAAGCTCGATGCCGCATTGTTCGGCCATCGCCTCCAGCAGACGGCGATAGACGTCGGCGGTCCCGGCCGTGGGCGCGTCGCCATTGTGGAAGCTCTGGCTCGCCTTGGCGAGGCGCCAGATTTCCTTGGTGATTCCATGCATGTAGACGG
This portion of the Sphingomonas sp. LY54 genome encodes:
- a CDS encoding pseudouridine synthase, with the protein product MPKPPSSRGPRRPGGHPPRPGGRNTPPQGERGEARGTQRRTGSERGEQERPPRPARAGGSNAYSERSSAPGQRDRSERNERLQHAARPGARGTATPRGERPDRGERPARPARDKAGPPARGPSRDRDERQERPQRSARPGARGAAPERGARPDRSERPARPNRDKAGPPARGLSHDRDERQERPQRSARPGARDATPERGARLDRSQRPTRPNRDKAGSPAWGASSDRAERQERPQRPARPGSRGPSPERGDRPDRGDRPARPIRDRAGPPRGPSLDRAERPERPTRGKPHAAAPRGDKPVRPRAGPPPRHVRTPAAAERPAPAPKPAFAPDRVERQFGPREPQRIAKLLARAGIASRREIERMIEERRIAIDNVPLETPATIVTSLQGVTVDGKPVRPPAATRLFLYHKPTGLITAERDPAGRPTIYDKLPEGLPRLMPVGRLDLNTEGLLLLTNDGEFKRKLELPSTGVERTYRARVFGDVSQEQLEELIQGIEIEGIRYGAIDANLERRTGRNGWVEMRLKEGKNREVRRVLEHLGLQVSRLIRVAYGPFILADLPMGEVGEVRQHELVEFRKSL
- a CDS encoding response regulator, giving the protein MLFAKRERTIRRILVVEDEPLVAFDNEHLLGEAGYEVVATVDTLAEAARVLKSEEVDLVLCDIGLNGEGDGLDVARVAAAQGVTVLFVSGDAPPDAHGLAMGCLAKPYSGKGLKSALETLDLTLQGRAVKKLPRGLSLYTAP
- a CDS encoding aromatic ring-hydroxylating dioxygenase subunit alpha, whose translation is MDAPIRQRPTAGQLALAHAVAAGENSHGHAITTVPARVYTDPERFAEEQEGIFARLPQVIAPSALLPRPNMAVPHDGFGMPLLLSRDKAGNAHLFYNVCRHRGTRLVEGAEVQCAPRLICPYHAWAYALDGALAGVPRADSFPGLDKADHHLVELPCHEAGGLIWFARDPGADFAGAQALAPEFDAFGLSGHHLYRRHVHDVASNWKLIMDAFLESYHVQRLHSASIGKFFADGITAADMIGPHQRSAVGRADYLAGINPDDWPKLRGAITFAYQLFPATVIVVSPDYVNVMTLMPQSVGRTLVEDFMLIPEPPVSPDEEAHWAKSWTLLDEGTFGGEDFRAAALGQEGLASGAIEAVTLGTLETGVFAFHQQVEAALQGAV
- a CDS encoding AmpG family muropeptide MFS transporter, with translation MDPVASTAPRDWRSRLPEGIRPYTEGAPIAAFFLGVSSGFPFAMIGATLTTRLAQEGITKSTVTTFALAFLVYNLKFLWAWMIDGIKLPILGRLGQRVSWLIFAGVLVMAAVANLALQDPSANIYQTAIAAILVGVAGATYDIVIDGYRIELLEPRQLGVGSGMSQYGWRIGSTAAGAIALLLAARVGWEAAYLVCTVFALPAIITGFVMGEPERHREPTERKGIGEAFAAVIGPFAEFFQRSGALLVLLFILLHKIGDTLANLVLRLLLDDMGYSNDEIALYDVGVGFWAYLIGIFIGGVLYAQIGMKRSVMLSLILMGVSNASFALLAATGKSNLGLAGVMLFENIASGIGGVVVVAYFSALTDLRFTASQYALISAAASVVGRFLTGTTAGALVDEIGYVNFYWLTTAAALPGIILFWLMMRAGLIDASMGTAGVVGEGDARRDGAQEGG
- a CDS encoding folylpolyglutamate synthase/dihydrofolate synthase family protein, encoding MVDHAVSDSPLVQRQLDRLADLSPAADVLGLERIGALLDRLGNPERDLPPVFHVAGTNGKGSTCAFLRAAIEAAGLQAHVYTSPHLVRFNERIRVDGHLIEDEPLADLLAETLDAAGDIAPTFFEVTTAAAFLAFSRAPADACIVEVGLGGRLDATNVIPDPVVCGITQLGLDHQGFLGPTIEGIAVEKAGIAKRGVPLVTQHYPERVAESVGRAAHEAGAAWMPRGANWDAASYQHQLHYRDEQGKLDLPLPHRLHGAHQAMNAGLAIAMLRHQKAVPVRDSALRAAMGWAEWPARLQKLAAGPLHDKLPRGAELWLDGGHNPAAARAIADFFRAHVPAERPFHIVFGLLENKDAAGVLKPFRNRAITVHTVPIERHAHHSPAALAAAAREAGLSAVPSTDVESALTWIARHADRAHPPIVLILGSLYLAGEVLRKNDQPPS
- the accD gene encoding acetyl-CoA carboxylase, carboxyltransferase subunit beta, translating into MSWLNRVRQSIPFLPKRETPDNLWHKCRSCEAMIFTREWEENDFVCPRCDHHNRIGPKQRFERIFDPGFQLLAPPPVQEDPLKFRDSKRYADRIKAARQNTGEVDALVNARGTVEGQRAVIGVQDFAFMGGSMGMGVGAAFVAGARAAIADRCPYIIFTAAGGARMQEGILSLMQMPKTTVAIAELKEAGLPYIVVLTDPTTGGVTASYAMLGDVQISEPNALIGFAGQRVIESTIREKLPEGFQRAEYLLDHGMIDMVVHRKDLRQRLAQLIAYLTPQKAAA
- the pyrF gene encoding orotidine-5'-phosphate decarboxylase; translated protein: MSSCIYVAIDTPDLDRAKAIAGRVRHHVGGIKLGLEFFSANGRAGIREMAELGLPVFLDLKFHDIPNTVGKAIQALRPLEPSILTVHAAGGRAMMEDAKAAAPKGTKVVAVTVLTSLDGSDLGSIGLDSDPHAQVTRLTALARDAGLDGVVCSGNEVAAAKAIWPEGFFVVPGVRPADGATGDQKRVMTPRAALDAGASILVIGRPITQAKDPDKAARSIEATL
- a CDS encoding patatin-like protein, whose amino-acid sequence is MREKELRLALVCYGGVSLAVYMHGITKEIWRLAKASQSFHNGDAPTAGTADVYRRLLEAMAEQCGIELRVLVDILAGASAGGINAIFLADAISTGRSLDPLTELWLETADVDRLVDPGVHPMSRFAKKIAVPVAWALSARRGGTVEQTVQADHREEVRTKLANFVKARWFAPPFGGEGFTHLLLDALDAMASGPVGPPLLPHYQPLDLFVTVTDFHGHPERLRLHSPEEVTETEHRLTLAFRDRGGEARGLAETPELAFAARATASFPGAFPPFQVKELDRALDKRGQDWPGRDRFLRHALPRQWAIGDCDNAVLIDGSVLANAPFGPAVDALHRRPARREIDRRFVYIDPAPGHRGVRLTGSGEVEAPGFLATIFGALSDIPREQPIRDNLELIERRSERIRSLRRIVEAMRPEVEAAIERTFGTTLLLSRPTPARLAAWRSKAQNVAARGAGYAYAAYGQLKLSAVVEDIAVLIYRLSGGAHRRPVIREAVWDHVRAAGLADGGAISAAGARADVIDFFRSFDLSFRTRRLRFVARHLGRLEEEANAPRAALEAARRTIHDLIHRYRAPVEVDRDEAETVLQRAEHEPAAALEAFAARLNLKARDDESDARFAAMLDAFPKPQRRSLILAYLGFPFYDIATLPLLQGEGLDEFDPIKVDRISPEDATGIREGGAAATLKGIQFNNFGAFFSRAYRENDYLWGRLHGAERLIDITVSALPEGLHLAPGTVATLKRDAFRAILDEERDRLTSIAPLFDELDQEIR